One window of Medicago truncatula cultivar Jemalong A17 chromosome 2, MtrunA17r5.0-ANR, whole genome shotgun sequence genomic DNA carries:
- the LOC25486116 gene encoding peroxiredoxin-2F, mitochondrial yields MTTFVMNRARSSTTLKSVSSVLHGIRSYAKVATGSDIISAASNVSLQKARNWDEGVSSKFSTTPINDIFKDKKVVIFGLPGAYTGVCSSKHVPPYKDNIEKFKAKGVDSVICVSVNDPYTVNAWAEKLQAKDAIEFYGDFDGSFHKSLELTTDLSGALLGTRSERWSAYVVDGKVKALNVEEAPSDVKVSGAETILGQI; encoded by the exons ATGACAACCTTTGTAATGAACCGTGCTCGTTCTTCAACAACCTTAAAATCAGTTTCTTCAGTTCTTCATGGGATCAGGTCTTACGCAAAGGTTGCAACTGGGTCTGACATAATCTCTGCCGCATCCAATGTTTCTCTCCAGAAAGCTCGTAATTGGGATGAAGGTGTTTCTTCCAAATTCTCTACCACTCCTATCAATGACATCTTTAAG GACAAGAAAGTTGTCATCTTTGGTCTCCCA GGTGCATACACAGGAGTTTGTTCAAGCAAACATGTTCCTCCTTACAAGGATAATATTGAGAAGTTTAAGGCTAAAGGAGTTGATTCTGTTATTTGCGTGTCGGTTAATGATCCATATACTGTGAATGCATGGGCTGAGAAGCTTCAAGCCAAAGATGCT atTGAGTTTTATGGAGACTTTGATGGGAGCTTTCACAAAAGCTTGGAATTAACTACTGATCTCTCTGGTGCTCTGCTTGGAACCCGGTCTGAAAG ATGGTCAGCATATGTGGTAGATGGAAAGGTTAAGGCTCTTAACGTCGAAGAAGCTCCATCTGATGTCAAGGTTTCTGGTGCAGAAACCATTTTGGGACAAATTTGA
- the LOC25486117 gene encoding E3 ubiquitin-protein ligase RHF1A isoform X2 — MATFTSFSSPSSSSSTPPPFSAPSSSSAFDDDSFEDSCSICLESFSVHDPSTVTCCKHEYHLHCILEWSQRSKECPICWQSLSLKDPACQELLDAVEAEKSLRSRNNHSPSLANSRVPFGYSNGDHDDSSDEIDFDEEIMQHLYAAASRARFVQRQRRQGSSGAGPSEILVFNSSGPVSGMQSTLTTSPAGGSSPTTDLPSTANARPEVARNTSPEVDVPYRPRVLYSPSPPQDERKLNTSEMFSFPESFKSKFSAASARYKESISKSTRGLKEKLLARNVTVKELSKGVQREMNAGIAGVSRMIERLDLASKRSGSPLIPVRNGGTSGFSEGKSVEEKDTGNSKTEASGSSDAPSHISSTVASRMEIPPYVQRGHDAVKT, encoded by the exons ATGGCTACTTTCACCTCCTTCTCTtctccatcatcatcatcttccacTCCTCCTCCTTTCTCAGCtccatcctcttcttcagcttTTGATGATGACTCTTTTGAAGATTCTTGCAGTATTTGCTTAGAATCCTTCAGTGTTCATGACCCATCTACT GTTACCTGTTGCAAACATGAATATCACCTGCATTGTATTCTTGAATG GTCACAGAGAAGCAAAGAGTGCCCGATATGTTGGCAATCACTTTCTTTGAAAGACCCTGCCTG CCAAGAGCTTCTTGATGCAGTGGAGGCTGAAAAAAGCTTAAGATCAAGAAACAATCATTCACCTTCACTTGCTAATTCTCGTGTCCCCTTTGGATATTCTAATGGTGATCAT GATGATTCCTcagatgaaattgattttgatgagGAAATTATGCAGCACCTATATGCTGCTGCAAGTAGAGCTCGTTTTGTTCAGAGACAGAGAAGACAGGGATCGTCTGGAGCAGGTCCATCAGAGATTCTTGTTTTCAACTCTTCTGGGCCTGTATCTGGGATGCAATCAACACTTACAACTTCACCAGCTGGCGGTAGCTCACCGACCACTGATCTACCATCAACTGCCAACGCTCGACCTGAGGTTGCAAGAAACACTAGTCCTGAGGTTGATGTCCCTTACAGACCAAG AGTTCTTTACAGTCCATCACCACCTCAGGATGAGAGGAAACTAAATACTTCTGAGATGTTCTCCTTTCCCGAGTCCTTCAAATCTAAATTTTCTGCTGCTTCAGCTAG ATATAAGGAATCAATTTCTAAAAGTACTCGTGGCCTTAAAGAGAAGTTACTGGCTCGTAATGTCACAGTAAAAGAGCTGAGTAAAGGTGTTCAACGTGAGATGAATGCTGGCATAGCTGGAGTTTCACGTATGATTGAACGCCTTGATCTTGCCTCAAAAAGGTCAGGTTCTCCTCTAATTCCTGTCCGTAATGGGGGAACTTCAGGCTTTTCCGAAGGGAAGTCTGTTGAAGAGAAAGACACTGGAAATTCTAAAACTGAAGCAAGTGGAAGTTCAGATGCCCCCTCACACATTTCTAGCACTGTTGCTAGTCGAATGGAAATTCCTCCATATGTTCAG AGAGGACATGATGCTGTGAAGACTTAG
- the LOC25486117 gene encoding E3 ubiquitin-protein ligase RHF1A isoform X1 has product MATFTSFSSPSSSSSTPPPFSAPSSSSAFDDDSFEDSCSICLESFSVHDPSTVTCCKHEYHLHCILEWSQRSKECPICWQSLSLKDPACQELLDAVEAEKSLRSRNNHSPSLANSRVPFGYSNGDHDDSSDEIDFDEEIMQHLYAAASRARFVQRQRRQGSSGAGPSEILVFNSSGPVSGMQSTLTTSPAGGSSPTTDLPSTANARPEVARNTSPEVDVPYRPRVLYSPSPPQDERKLNTSEMFSFPESFKSKFSAASARYKESISKSTRGLKEKLLARNVTVKELSKGVQREMNAGIAGVSRMIERLDLASKRSGSPLIPVRNGGTSGFSEGKSVEEKDTGNSKTEASGSSDAPSHISSTVASRMEIPPYVQYTLLGSSMNCLIVVQLSSSTVMEFKSCCQLKNLV; this is encoded by the exons ATGGCTACTTTCACCTCCTTCTCTtctccatcatcatcatcttccacTCCTCCTCCTTTCTCAGCtccatcctcttcttcagcttTTGATGATGACTCTTTTGAAGATTCTTGCAGTATTTGCTTAGAATCCTTCAGTGTTCATGACCCATCTACT GTTACCTGTTGCAAACATGAATATCACCTGCATTGTATTCTTGAATG GTCACAGAGAAGCAAAGAGTGCCCGATATGTTGGCAATCACTTTCTTTGAAAGACCCTGCCTG CCAAGAGCTTCTTGATGCAGTGGAGGCTGAAAAAAGCTTAAGATCAAGAAACAATCATTCACCTTCACTTGCTAATTCTCGTGTCCCCTTTGGATATTCTAATGGTGATCAT GATGATTCCTcagatgaaattgattttgatgagGAAATTATGCAGCACCTATATGCTGCTGCAAGTAGAGCTCGTTTTGTTCAGAGACAGAGAAGACAGGGATCGTCTGGAGCAGGTCCATCAGAGATTCTTGTTTTCAACTCTTCTGGGCCTGTATCTGGGATGCAATCAACACTTACAACTTCACCAGCTGGCGGTAGCTCACCGACCACTGATCTACCATCAACTGCCAACGCTCGACCTGAGGTTGCAAGAAACACTAGTCCTGAGGTTGATGTCCCTTACAGACCAAG AGTTCTTTACAGTCCATCACCACCTCAGGATGAGAGGAAACTAAATACTTCTGAGATGTTCTCCTTTCCCGAGTCCTTCAAATCTAAATTTTCTGCTGCTTCAGCTAG ATATAAGGAATCAATTTCTAAAAGTACTCGTGGCCTTAAAGAGAAGTTACTGGCTCGTAATGTCACAGTAAAAGAGCTGAGTAAAGGTGTTCAACGTGAGATGAATGCTGGCATAGCTGGAGTTTCACGTATGATTGAACGCCTTGATCTTGCCTCAAAAAGGTCAGGTTCTCCTCTAATTCCTGTCCGTAATGGGGGAACTTCAGGCTTTTCCGAAGGGAAGTCTGTTGAAGAGAAAGACACTGGAAATTCTAAAACTGAAGCAAGTGGAAGTTCAGATGCCCCCTCACACATTTCTAGCACTGTTGCTAGTCGAATGGAAATTCCTCCATATGTTCAG TATACCCTCCTGGGATCCTCCATGAACTGTCTCATCGTTGTTCAGCTGTCGAGTTCCACCGTGATGGAATTTAAATCATGTTGTCAACTAAAAAATCTGGTATGA
- the LOC25486118 gene encoding glucose-6-phosphate/phosphate translocator 2, chloroplastic, with translation MISSIKCTSTSSFTSSNFTSTKLPLPRSQFSILPTIQNVEQNMSLPLLSSKKPLYLSSTQNFALLTKPKRKNVTECQAYEADRSRPLEINIELPSEEAAQKLKIGLYFATWWALNVVFNIYNKKVLNAFPYPWLTSTLSLAAGSLMMLISWATRVAEAPKVNLDFWKALFPVAVAHTIGHVAATVSMSKVAVSFTHIIKSGEPAFSVLVSRFLLGEAFPMPVYLSLLPIIGGCALAAVTELNFNMIGFMGAMISNLAFVFRNIFSKKGMNGMSVSGMNYYACLSMLSLLILTPFAIAVEGPKVWVAGWQTAVSQIGPNFVWWVVAQSVFYHLYNQVSYMSLDQISPLTFSIGNTMKRISVIVSSIIIFHTPLQPINALGAAIAILGTFIYSQAKQN, from the exons ATGATATCTTCAATCAAGTGCACAAGTACATCATCGTTCACCAGCTCTAATTTCACAAGCACAAAGCTTCCACTTCCAAGGTCTCAATTTTCAATTCTACCAACCATTCAAAATGTTGAACAAAACATGAGTCTCCCTTTACTCTCTTCCAAGAAACCTCTCTACCTTTCATCCACTCAAAATTTTGCATTGCTAACAAAACCCAAAAGAAAGAATGTGACAGAATGTCAAGCCTATGAGGCTGATAGATCAAGACCACTAGAGATTAACATTGAACTTCCTAGTGAAGAAGCAGCTCAAAAGCTTAAGATTGGATTGTATTTTGCTACTTGGTGGGCTTTGAATGTTGTTTTCAACATATACAACAAGAAAGTTTTGAATGCTTTTCCTTACCCTTGGCTTACTTCCACTTTGTCCTTAGCTGCTGGTTCTCTCATGATGTTAATTTCATGGGCTACTAGGGTTGCTGAGGCCCCAAAAGTTAACTTGGATTTCTGGAAAGCTCTTTTTCCT GTAGCTGTGGCACACACAATTGGGCATGTTGCTGCAACTGTGAGTATGTCCAAAGTAGCAGTTTCATTCACTCACATCATCAAGAGTGGAGAACCAGCTTTCAGTGTGCTAGTATCAAGATTCTTGCTTGGAGAAGCATTCCCTATGCCAGTTTACCTCTCATTGTTGCCAATAATTGGTGGTTGTGCACTAGCTGCTGTAACAGAACTCAATTTCAATATGATTG GATTTATGGGAGCTATGATATCAAATTTGGCATTTGTATTTAGGAATATATTCTCAAAGAAAGGAATGAATGGAATGAGTGTTAGTGGAATGAACTATTATGCTTGTCTTTCAATGTTGTCACTATTAATTCTCACACCTTTTGCAATTGCTGTGGAGGGTCCTAAAGTTTGGGTTGCAGGCTGGCAAACAGCTGTGTCTCAAATTGGTCCGAATTTTGTCTG gTGGGTGGTTGCTCAAAGTGTGTTCTACCATTTATATAATCAAGTGTCATACATGTCTCTTGATCAGATTTCTCCCTTAACATTTAGCATAGGAAATACAATGAAGAGAATTTCTGTAATAGTCTCTTCCATCATTATCTTTCACACACCACTTCAACCCATCAATGCTCTTGGAGCTGCCATTGCAATTCTTGGCACCTTCATCTATTCACAG GCAAAACAGAATTAA
- the LOC25486119 gene encoding beta-glucosidase 47, translating into MELPFQLLLHVLFVLSFIFSIFMGSCGFVSLENNLSSSLFPRNFLFGTASSSYQFEGAFLSDGKGLNNWDVFTHKTGTILDGTNGDVAVDHYHRYQEDVDLMEHTGVNSYRFSLSWARILPKGRFGKVNRAGINYYNRLIDALVDKGIEPFVTITHYDIPQELEERYKSWLSPEIQEDFRYYADICFKYFGDRVKYWVTFNEPNVAVICGYRTGLYPPSRCSDSFGNCSYGNSEREPFIAASNIILSHLAAVDVYRAKYQKNQGGKIGIAMNAIWYEPFSNSTEDKLAAERAQSFYMNWFLDPIILGKYPAEMHEILGPDLLVFSKYDKEKFKNGLDFIGINHYTSYYVKDCIFSACEQGKGSSKTEGFALTSAQMNDKSIGEPTALAWFYVHPQGMENIVTYIKDRYNNIPMFITENGFGTSESSYPTTEYELNDVKRVEYLSSYLDSLATAIRKGADVKGYFVWSILDNFEWNHGYSIRFGLHHVDFATLNRTPRGSAFWYKNFISEHKNLAGISYAQV; encoded by the exons ATGGAGCTTCCATTCCAACTTCTTCTTCATGTCCTCTTTGTACTAAGCTTTATCTTCTCCATTTTCATGGGATCATGTGGTTTTGTGTccttagaaaataatttaagttCATCCCTATTTCCACGTAACTTCCTCTTTGGAACTGCATCTTCTTCCTATCAG TTTGAAGGAGCATTCTTGAGTGATGGTAAGGGACTAAATAACTGGGATGTATTCACTCATAAAACag GAACAATATTGGATGGAACTAATGGGGATGTTGCTGTTGATCATTACCATCGTTATCAG GAAGATGTGGACCTAATGGAACATACTGGAGTCAACAGTTATCGTTTTTCATTATCATGGGCCAGAATTCTACCAA AAGGTAGATTTGGAAAGGTGAATAGAGCTGGTATCAATTACTATAACAGGCTAATTGACGCACTTGTCGATAAAG GAATAGAACCTTTTGTCACAATAACACATTATGACATTCCTCAAGAACTTGAGGAGAGATATAAAAGTTGGCTAAGTCCTGAAATTCA GGAAGATTTTAGGTATTATGCAGATATATGCTTCAAATACTTTGGAGACAGAGTGAAATATTGGGTGACATTTAATGAACCCAATGTTGCAGTTATTTGTGGATATAGAACAGGTTTGTATCCACCATCTCGTTGCTCAGATTCATTTGGTAATTGTAGCTATGGGAATTCTGAGAGAGAGCCTTTTATTGCTGCCTCTAATATCATCTTATCACATCTGGCTGCTGTTGATGTGTACAGAGCCAAGTACCAG AAAAATCAGGGAGGAAAAATTGGAATTGCTATGAATGCTATATGGTATGAACCATTTAGCAACTCTACGGAAGACAAGTTAGCTGCTGAGAGAGCTCAATCATTTTACATGAATTG GTTTTTGGACCCAATAATACTAGGAAAGTATCCAGCAGAAATGCATGAAATATTAGGACCTGACCTCCTAGTATTTTCCAaatatgataaagaaaaattcaagaatggATTAGATTTCATTGGAATAAATCACTATACAAGTTATTATGTAAAAGATTGCATCTTCTCTGCATGTGAACAAGGAAAAGGGTCTTCAAAGACAGAGGGTTTTGCTCTCACATCTGCACAAATGAATGACAAGAGTATTGGAGAACCG ACTGCGCTTGCATGGTTTTATGTTCACCCACAAGGAATGGAAAATATAGTGACTTACATAAAGGACAGGTACAACAACATTCCAATGTTCATTACGGAAAATG GATTTGGGACGAGTGAGAGTTCTTACCCCACCACTGAATATGAATTGAACGATGTTAAAAGAGTGGAGTACTTGAGTAGTTACTTGGATTCTCTAGCAACGGCAATAAG AAAAGGAGCAGATGTGAAAGGGTACTTTGTGTGGTCTATTCTAGACAATTTTGAGTGGAATCATGGATACAGTATAAGGTTTGGACTTCATCATGTGGACTTTGCCACTCTCAATAGAACCCCAAGAGGGTCAGCATTTTGgtacaaaaatttcatttcagagCACAAGAATCTGGCAGGCATTAGCTATGCTCAAGTGTGA
- the LOC25486120 gene encoding probable inactive beta-glucosidase 14 encodes MLQLFVDIEQVCIHHLVAQIHLVIVAMGILRESLLLLPLIFDVYRTKYQTALAWLYVHPQGMENIVTYIKERYNNVPIFITKNGFRTSENSHPTTEDELNDVKRVEYMYMSSYLDSLATAIRKGADVRGYFVWSLLDNFEWNHDYNIRFGLHYVDFATLNRTPKGTTFDQIEVIKYIVDMKLK; translated from the exons ATGTTGCAGTTATTTGTGGATATAGAACAGGTTTGTATCCACCATCTCGTTGCTCAGATTCATTTGGTAATTGTAGCTATGGGAATTCTGAGAGAGAGCCTTTTATTGCTGCCTCTAATATTTGATGTGTACAGAACTAAGTACCAG ACTGCACTTGCATGGTTGTATGTTCACCCACAAGGAATGGAAAATATAGTGACTTATATAAAGGAAAGGTACAACAACGTACCAATATTCATTACAAAAAATG GATTTCGGACGAGTGAGAATTCCCACCCCACCACTGAAGATGAATTGAATGATGTCAAAAGAGTAGAGTACATGTACATGAGTAGTTACTTGGATTCTCTAGCAACAGCAATAAG AAAAGGTGCAGATGTGAGAGGGTACTTTGTGTGGTCTCTTCTAGACAATTTTGAGTGGAATCATGA ctacAATATAAGATTTGGACTTCATTATGTGGACTTTGCCACTCTCAATAGAACCCCAAAAGGGACCACATTTGATCAAATTGAAGTGATTAAATATATAGTTGAtatgaaactaaaataa